One Halichondria panicea chromosome 6, odHalPani1.1, whole genome shotgun sequence genomic window carries:
- the LOC135337598 gene encoding mitogen-activated protein kinase kinase kinase kinase 4-like isoform X3, producing the protein MAAMFSALRDDANLREFVLENVEHFGEERVLGTGSYGSVQEVKINGEVYAAKKIHEVLLETDERGGVANIAGNYHRECRLMARIRHPNITQFIGLCFVTGSRLPLLVMERLDSSLDDLLESTPNIPLSVTQYILVCVARGLLHLHREFVIHRDLTARNVLLTASLRAKITDFGNSRIVNLEPGRLARTLTRFPGTLVYMPPEALSDRGHSVYGPSLDVFSFGVLQLFALTQVFPGDLLAPTYSDPNNPDHLLARSEFERRGPYTALLKRSLAGGRKHPLFGLVRECLANTPERRPTTAELLSSLEEVGREMDGELLQLDIARVKTARTLREKEKRIEALQREVVEKDRILERKDEQIVQKDEQLTEKDELLAQKDDQLVQKDNQLEQKDALLVTKDVQVADKDTQLARQQEILNSVRATKDGMIADKNRQLSEQEESRITDLISQREAALVERDALSQAHREQIEHKDAELVRRDAIIQQQRQILNSVRANAATKDDVIADKDRQLSEQESTITDLISQREAALVERDALLQDPPPRELRPPLTLKWRRGKDMPIKMGYTVQSAVIGDTVYVGGGSADNDRTVMKLEQDQWTKLPKYTAKWFGMTSLANRLVLVGGRDPRNNTPSNQLSVLESGEWTHPYPPMNIARQSSTAVSFNNHIIVAGGRDGDGRISSSVEVLDVASRRWYIAQSLPNSRSELKSTLIGNTLYLMGGYDHTGPTKTVHHVDFNELIAKALSNSDTPTLWQTLEEVPLELSAPLSIGRSLLAVGGANDRVNPSSSIHLYQPDTRRWLKVGDLPTVRYCCTCSVLPSGEVIVAGGQIVNKIKIQTVDFFSISS; encoded by the exons GCTCTGTTCAAGAg gtgaAGATCAATGGTGAGGTGTATGCAGCCAAGAAGATCCACGAGGTTCTCCTGGAGACGGACGAGCGTGGTGGAGTGGCCAACATAGCTGGGAACTACCACCGAGAGTGTCGACTCATGGCTCGCATCCGTCACCCAAACATCACCCAGTTCATTGGACTGTGCTTCGTGACTGGCTCTCGACTGCCCCTCCTGGTCATGGAGAGGCTGGACTCAAGTCTGGACGATCTCCTGGAGTCCACCCCCaacatccccctctctgtcaCCCAGTACATTCTGGTCTGTGTGGCTCGAGGGTTGCTCCACCTGCATCGTGAGTTCGTgatccatcgtgacctcactgccagGAACGTCCTGCTGACGGCATCTCTGAGAGCCAAGATCACAGACTTTGGTAACTCTCGTATCGTGAATCTGGAGCCTGGTCGACTGGCCAGGACTCTGACGAGGTTTCCTGGGACACTGGTGTACATGCCGCCCGAGGCCCTCTCTGACAGAGGCCACAGTGTGTACGGACCCAGTCTGGACGTCTTCTCTTTCGGAGTGCTGCAATTGTTTGCGCTCacacaa GTGTTTCCAGGAGATCTCCTTGCCCCCACGTACAGCGACCCCAACAACCCAGAccacctcctggctcgctcagagtttgagcgtCGAGGTCCCTACACGGCTCTCCTTAAGAGGAGTCTGGCGGGTGGACGTAAGCACCCTCTGTTTGGTCTGGTGAGGGAGTGTTTGGCCAACACCCCAGAGAGAAGACCGACCACCGCTGAGCTCCTCTcgtctctggaggaggtggggagAGAGATGGACGGAGAACTGCTCCAGCTGGACATTGCACGAGTGAAGACTGCCAGGACCCTCAGGGAAAAGGAGAAGAGGATAGAGGCTCTACAG agagaggtggtcgAGAAGGACAGGATATTGGAGAGGAAAGATGAGCAAATAGTacaaaaagatgagcaatTAACTGAGAAAGATGAACTTCtggcacaaaaagatgacCAACTGGTGCAAAAAGACAACCAACTTGAACAGAAAGACGCACTTCTAGTAACAAAGGATGTTCAAGTAGCCGACAAAGATACTCAACTTGCTAGACAGCAAGAG ATATTGAATAGTGTCCGTGCCACCAAAGATGGTATGATTGCTGACAAGAACAGacaactcagtgaacaagaagAGTCAAGGATCACTGATCTCATTTCCCAGAGAGAGGCTGCTCTAGTTGAGAGGGACGCTCTCTCACAG gcacacagggaacagattgagcacaaagatgctgagctggtcaggagagacgccatcattcaacagcaaaGACAG ATATTGAATAGTGTCCGTGCTAATGCTGCCACCAAAGATGATGTGATTGCTGACAAGGACAGacaactcagtgaacaagagtCAACGATCACTGATCTCATTTCCCAGAGAGAGGCTGCTCTAGTTGAGAGGGACGCTCTCTTACAG gatccccctcccagagagttgagacctccactcactctgaaatggagaagaggaaaagacatgccaatcaagatgggctacacagtacagagtgctgttatcggtgacacggtgtatgttggtggaggcaGTGCAGACAATGAtcgtacagtgatgaagctcgagcaagatcaatggacgaAACTACCAAAGTACACTGCCAAGTGGTTtggtatgacatcactcgctaatcgactagtgctagTGGGAGGACGTGATCCAAGAAACAACACACCCAGCAATCAACTTTCAGTGCTcgagtcaggggaatggactcacccgtacccaccaatgaacattgctcgtcaatcctcaacagctgtctccttcaacaaccacataattgtagctggtgggcgtgatgGTGATGGTCGTAtctcctcctctgtggaggtgttagacgtggcatcaagaagatggtacattgctcagtcactacctaactcacgatcagaactgaaatcaactctcataggaaacaccctctacctaatgggagggtacgATCACACTGGgccaaccaagacagtgcaccacgttgacttcaatgaactcattgccAAAGCCCTTTCCAACtcggacacacccactctctggcagaccttagaGGAAGTGCCGCTCGAgttgtcagctcctctcagtattgggaggtcactattagccgttggtggagcgAATGACAGAGtcaacccaagttcatcgatccacctctaccagcctgacaccaggaggtggttGAAAGtaggagacctgcctactgtaCGATactgctgcacatgctcagtacttcctagtggagaggttattgtagccggaggacagatAGTAAATAAGATTAAAATCCAAACTGTggatttcttctctataagttCTTAG
- the LOC135337598 gene encoding traf2 and NCK-interacting protein kinase-like isoform X5 translates to MAAMFSALRDDANLREFVLENVEHFGEERVLGTGSYGSVQEVKINGEVYAAKKIHEVLLETDERGGVANIAGNYHRECRLMARIRHPNITQFIGLCFVTGSRLPLLVMERLDSSLDDLLESTPNIPLSVTQYILVCVARGLLHLHREFVIHRDLTARNVLLTASLRAKITDFGNSRIVNLEPGRLARTLTRFPGTLVYMPPEALSDRGHSVYGPSLDVFSFGVLQLFALTQVFPGDLLAPTYSDPNNPDHLLARSEFERRGPYTALLKRSLAGGRKHPLFGLVRECLANTPERRPTTAELLSSLEEVGREMDGELLQLDIARVKTARTLREKEKRIEALQREVVEKDRILERKDEQIVQKDEQLTEKDELLAQKDDQLVQKDNQLEQKDALLVTKDVQVADKDTQLARQQEILNSVRATKDGMIADKNRQLSEQEESRITDLISQREAALVERDALSQTHREQIEHKDAELVRRDAIIQQQRQDPPPRELRTPLTLKWRRGKNMPIKMGSSVQSVVIGDMVYVGGGNAVSDRDGCTVMKLEQNQWTKLPEYTAKWFAMTSHANRLVLVGGLDTRNNKRTNQFSIFESEEWTHPYPLMNIARYSSTAVSFNNHIIVAGGVDGKGQTSSVEVLDVASRRWYIAQSLPNPRAVLKSTVIGNTLYLMGGFDHTRRATKTVHHVDLNELIAKALSNLDTPTLWQTLQEVPLERSAPLSIGRSLLTVGGANDKILTSSSIHLYQPDTRRWVKVGDLPTARYYSTCSALPNGEVIVAGGETNADYIQTVNFLSISLIVLFCT, encoded by the exons GCTCTGTTCAAGAg gtgaAGATCAATGGTGAGGTGTATGCAGCCAAGAAGATCCACGAGGTTCTCCTGGAGACGGACGAGCGTGGTGGAGTGGCCAACATAGCTGGGAACTACCACCGAGAGTGTCGACTCATGGCTCGCATCCGTCACCCAAACATCACCCAGTTCATTGGACTGTGCTTCGTGACTGGCTCTCGACTGCCCCTCCTGGTCATGGAGAGGCTGGACTCAAGTCTGGACGATCTCCTGGAGTCCACCCCCaacatccccctctctgtcaCCCAGTACATTCTGGTCTGTGTGGCTCGAGGGTTGCTCCACCTGCATCGTGAGTTCGTgatccatcgtgacctcactgccagGAACGTCCTGCTGACGGCATCTCTGAGAGCCAAGATCACAGACTTTGGTAACTCTCGTATCGTGAATCTGGAGCCTGGTCGACTGGCCAGGACTCTGACGAGGTTTCCTGGGACACTGGTGTACATGCCGCCCGAGGCCCTCTCTGACAGAGGCCACAGTGTGTACGGACCCAGTCTGGACGTCTTCTCTTTCGGAGTGCTGCAATTGTTTGCGCTCacacaa GTGTTTCCAGGAGATCTCCTTGCCCCCACGTACAGCGACCCCAACAACCCAGAccacctcctggctcgctcagagtttgagcgtCGAGGTCCCTACACGGCTCTCCTTAAGAGGAGTCTGGCGGGTGGACGTAAGCACCCTCTGTTTGGTCTGGTGAGGGAGTGTTTGGCCAACACCCCAGAGAGAAGACCGACCACCGCTGAGCTCCTCTcgtctctggaggaggtggggagAGAGATGGACGGAGAACTGCTCCAGCTGGACATTGCACGAGTGAAGACTGCCAGGACCCTCAGGGAAAAGGAGAAGAGGATAGAGGCTCTACAG agagaggtggtcgAGAAGGACAGGATATTGGAGAGGAAAGATGAGCAAATAGTacaaaaagatgagcaatTAACTGAGAAAGATGAACTTCtggcacaaaaagatgacCAACTGGTGCAAAAAGACAACCAACTTGAACAGAAAGACGCACTTCTAGTAACAAAGGATGTTCAAGTAGCCGACAAAGATACTCAACTTGCTAGACAGCAAGAG ATATTGAATAGTGTCCGTGCCACCAAAGATGGTATGATTGCTGACAAGAACAGacaactcagtgaacaagaagAGTCAAGGATCACTGATCTCATTTCCCAGAGAGAGGCTGCTCTAGTTGAGAGGGACGCTCTCTCACAG acACATAGGGAACAGAttgagcacaaagatgctgagctggtcaggagagacgccatcattcaacagcagagacaa gatcctcctcccagagagttgagaactccactcactctgaaatggagaagagggaaaaacatgccaatcaagatgggcagctcggtacagagtgttgttatcggtgacatgGTGTATGTCGGTGGAGGCAATGCAGTCAGTGATCGTGACGgatgtacagtgatgaagctcgagcaaaatcaatggaccaaactaccagagtacactgccaaatGGTTTGCTATGACGTCAcacgctaatcgactagtgctggtgggaggacttGACACACGAAACAACAAACGAACCAATCAATTTTCTATATTTGAGTCAGAGGAATGGACTCATCCGTACCCActaatgaacattgctcgttattcctcaacagctgtctccttcaacaaccacatcattgtagctggtggggtTGATGGTAAAGGACAAACCTCCTCTGTGGaagtgttggacgtggcatcaagaagatggtacattgctcagtcactacctaacccacgagcAGTACTGAAATCAACtgtcataggaaacaccctctacctaatgggagggttcGATCACACTAGGAgggcaaccaagacagtgcaccacgtcgacctcaatgaactgattgcaaaggccctttccaacctggacacacccactctctggcaaaccttacaggaagtaccactcgaGCGTTCAGcccctctcagtattgggaggtcactattaacCGTTGGTGGAGCGAACGACAAAATCTTaacaagttcatcgatccacctctaccagcctgacaccaggaggtgggtgaaagtgggagatctgcctactgcacgatactaCTCCACATGCTCAGCACTTCCTAATGGAGAGGttattgtagccggaggagaGACAAACGCTGATTACATTCAAACTGTGAACTTCTTGTCAATAAGTttaattgttttgttttgtacaTAA
- the LOC135337598 gene encoding mitogen-activated protein kinase kinase kinase kinase 4-like isoform X1 gives MAAMFSALRDDANLREFVLENVEHFGEERVLGTGSYGSVQEVKINGEVYAAKKIHEVLLETDERGGVANIAGNYHRECRLMARIRHPNITQFIGLCFVTGSRLPLLVMERLDSSLDDLLESTPNIPLSVTQYILVCVARGLLHLHREFVIHRDLTARNVLLTASLRAKITDFGNSRIVNLEPGRLARTLTRFPGTLVYMPPEALSDRGHSVYGPSLDVFSFGVLQLFALTQVFPGDLLAPTYSDPNNPDHLLARSEFERRGPYTALLKRSLAGGRKHPLFGLVRECLANTPERRPTTAELLSSLEEVGREMDGELLQLDIARVKTARTLREKEKRIEALQREVVEKDRILERKDEQIVQKDEQLTEKDELLAQKDDQLVQKDNQLEQKDALLVTKDVQVADKDTQLARQQEILNSVRATKDGMIADKNRQLSEQEESRITDLISQREAALVERDALSQAHREQIEHKDAELVRRDAIIQQQRQILNSVRANAATKDDVIADKDRQLSEQESTITDLISQREAALVERDALLQTHREQIEHKDAELVRRDAIIQQQRQDPPPRELRTPLTLKWRRGKNMPIKMGSSVQSVVIGDMVYVGGGNAVSDRDGCTVMKLEQNQWTKLPEYTAKWFAMTSHANRLVLVGGLDTRNNKRTNQFSIFESEEWTHPYPLMNIARYSSTAVSFNNHIIVAGGVDGKGQTSSVEVLDVASRRWYIAQSLPNPRAVLKSTVIGNTLYLMGGFDHTRRATKTVHHVDLNELIAKALSNLDTPTLWQTLQEVPLERSAPLSIGRSLLTVGGANDKILTSSSIHLYQPDTRRWVKVGDLPTARYYSTCSALPNGEVIVAGGETNADYIQTVNFLSISLIVLFCT, from the exons GCTCTGTTCAAGAg gtgaAGATCAATGGTGAGGTGTATGCAGCCAAGAAGATCCACGAGGTTCTCCTGGAGACGGACGAGCGTGGTGGAGTGGCCAACATAGCTGGGAACTACCACCGAGAGTGTCGACTCATGGCTCGCATCCGTCACCCAAACATCACCCAGTTCATTGGACTGTGCTTCGTGACTGGCTCTCGACTGCCCCTCCTGGTCATGGAGAGGCTGGACTCAAGTCTGGACGATCTCCTGGAGTCCACCCCCaacatccccctctctgtcaCCCAGTACATTCTGGTCTGTGTGGCTCGAGGGTTGCTCCACCTGCATCGTGAGTTCGTgatccatcgtgacctcactgccagGAACGTCCTGCTGACGGCATCTCTGAGAGCCAAGATCACAGACTTTGGTAACTCTCGTATCGTGAATCTGGAGCCTGGTCGACTGGCCAGGACTCTGACGAGGTTTCCTGGGACACTGGTGTACATGCCGCCCGAGGCCCTCTCTGACAGAGGCCACAGTGTGTACGGACCCAGTCTGGACGTCTTCTCTTTCGGAGTGCTGCAATTGTTTGCGCTCacacaa GTGTTTCCAGGAGATCTCCTTGCCCCCACGTACAGCGACCCCAACAACCCAGAccacctcctggctcgctcagagtttgagcgtCGAGGTCCCTACACGGCTCTCCTTAAGAGGAGTCTGGCGGGTGGACGTAAGCACCCTCTGTTTGGTCTGGTGAGGGAGTGTTTGGCCAACACCCCAGAGAGAAGACCGACCACCGCTGAGCTCCTCTcgtctctggaggaggtggggagAGAGATGGACGGAGAACTGCTCCAGCTGGACATTGCACGAGTGAAGACTGCCAGGACCCTCAGGGAAAAGGAGAAGAGGATAGAGGCTCTACAG agagaggtggtcgAGAAGGACAGGATATTGGAGAGGAAAGATGAGCAAATAGTacaaaaagatgagcaatTAACTGAGAAAGATGAACTTCtggcacaaaaagatgacCAACTGGTGCAAAAAGACAACCAACTTGAACAGAAAGACGCACTTCTAGTAACAAAGGATGTTCAAGTAGCCGACAAAGATACTCAACTTGCTAGACAGCAAGAG ATATTGAATAGTGTCCGTGCCACCAAAGATGGTATGATTGCTGACAAGAACAGacaactcagtgaacaagaagAGTCAAGGATCACTGATCTCATTTCCCAGAGAGAGGCTGCTCTAGTTGAGAGGGACGCTCTCTCACAG gcacacagggaacagattgagcacaaagatgctgagctggtcaggagagacgccatcattcaacagcaaaGACAG ATATTGAATAGTGTCCGTGCTAATGCTGCCACCAAAGATGATGTGATTGCTGACAAGGACAGacaactcagtgaacaagagtCAACGATCACTGATCTCATTTCCCAGAGAGAGGCTGCTCTAGTTGAGAGGGACGCTCTCTTACAG acACATAGGGAACAGAttgagcacaaagatgctgagctggtcaggagagacgccatcattcaacagcagagacaa gatcctcctcccagagagttgagaactccactcactctgaaatggagaagagggaaaaacatgccaatcaagatgggcagctcggtacagagtgttgttatcggtgacatgGTGTATGTCGGTGGAGGCAATGCAGTCAGTGATCGTGACGgatgtacagtgatgaagctcgagcaaaatcaatggaccaaactaccagagtacactgccaaatGGTTTGCTATGACGTCAcacgctaatcgactagtgctggtgggaggacttGACACACGAAACAACAAACGAACCAATCAATTTTCTATATTTGAGTCAGAGGAATGGACTCATCCGTACCCActaatgaacattgctcgttattcctcaacagctgtctccttcaacaaccacatcattgtagctggtggggtTGATGGTAAAGGACAAACCTCCTCTGTGGaagtgttggacgtggcatcaagaagatggtacattgctcagtcactacctaacccacgagcAGTACTGAAATCAACtgtcataggaaacaccctctacctaatgggagggttcGATCACACTAGGAgggcaaccaagacagtgcaccacgtcgacctcaatgaactgattgcaaaggccctttccaacctggacacacccactctctggcaaaccttacaggaagtaccactcgaGCGTTCAGcccctctcagtattgggaggtcactattaacCGTTGGTGGAGCGAACGACAAAATCTTaacaagttcatcgatccacctctaccagcctgacaccaggaggtgggtgaaagtgggagatctgcctactgcacgatactaCTCCACATGCTCAGCACTTCCTAATGGAGAGGttattgtagccggaggagaGACAAACGCTGATTACATTCAAACTGTGAACTTCTTGTCAATAAGTttaattgttttgttttgtacaTAA
- the LOC135337598 gene encoding mitogen-activated protein kinase kinase kinase kinase 4-like isoform X2 has translation MAAMFSALRDDANLREFVLENVEHFGEERVLGTGSYGSVQEVKINGEVYAAKKIHEVLLETDERGGVANIAGNYHRECRLMARIRHPNITQFIGLCFVTGSRLPLLVMERLDSSLDDLLESTPNIPLSVTQYILVCVARGLLHLHREFVIHRDLTARNVLLTASLRAKITDFGNSRIVNLEPGRLARTLTRFPGTLVYMPPEALSDRGHSVYGPSLDVFSFGVLQLFALTQVFPGDLLAPTYSDPNNPDHLLARSEFERRGPYTALLKRSLAGGRKHPLFGLVRECLANTPERRPTTAELLSSLEEVGREMDGELLQLDIARVKTARTLREKEKRIEALQREVVEKDRILERKDEQIVQKDEQLTEKDELLAQKDDQLVQKDNQLEQKDALLVTKDVQVADKDTQLARQQEILNSVRATKDGMIADKNRQLSEQEESRITDLISQREAALVERDALSQAHREQIEHKDAELVRRDAIIQQQRQILNSVRANAATKDDVIADKDRQLSEQESTITDLISQREAALVERDALLQTHREQIEHKDAELVRRDAIIQQQRQDPPPRELRPPLTLKWRRGKDMPIKMGYTVQSAVIGDTVYVGGGSADNDRTVMKLEQDQWTKLPKYTAKWFGMTSLANRLVLVGGRDPRNNTPSNQLSVLESGEWTHPYPPMNIARQSSTAVSFNNHIIVAGGRDGDGRISSSVEVLDVASRRWYIAQSLPNSRSELKSTLIGNTLYLMGGYDHTGPTKTVHHVDFNELIAKALSNSDTPTLWQTLEEVPLELSAPLSIGRSLLAVGGANDRVNPSSSIHLYQPDTRRWLKVGDLPTVRYCCTCSVLPSGEVIVAGGQIVNKIKIQTVDFFSISS, from the exons GCTCTGTTCAAGAg gtgaAGATCAATGGTGAGGTGTATGCAGCCAAGAAGATCCACGAGGTTCTCCTGGAGACGGACGAGCGTGGTGGAGTGGCCAACATAGCTGGGAACTACCACCGAGAGTGTCGACTCATGGCTCGCATCCGTCACCCAAACATCACCCAGTTCATTGGACTGTGCTTCGTGACTGGCTCTCGACTGCCCCTCCTGGTCATGGAGAGGCTGGACTCAAGTCTGGACGATCTCCTGGAGTCCACCCCCaacatccccctctctgtcaCCCAGTACATTCTGGTCTGTGTGGCTCGAGGGTTGCTCCACCTGCATCGTGAGTTCGTgatccatcgtgacctcactgccagGAACGTCCTGCTGACGGCATCTCTGAGAGCCAAGATCACAGACTTTGGTAACTCTCGTATCGTGAATCTGGAGCCTGGTCGACTGGCCAGGACTCTGACGAGGTTTCCTGGGACACTGGTGTACATGCCGCCCGAGGCCCTCTCTGACAGAGGCCACAGTGTGTACGGACCCAGTCTGGACGTCTTCTCTTTCGGAGTGCTGCAATTGTTTGCGCTCacacaa GTGTTTCCAGGAGATCTCCTTGCCCCCACGTACAGCGACCCCAACAACCCAGAccacctcctggctcgctcagagtttgagcgtCGAGGTCCCTACACGGCTCTCCTTAAGAGGAGTCTGGCGGGTGGACGTAAGCACCCTCTGTTTGGTCTGGTGAGGGAGTGTTTGGCCAACACCCCAGAGAGAAGACCGACCACCGCTGAGCTCCTCTcgtctctggaggaggtggggagAGAGATGGACGGAGAACTGCTCCAGCTGGACATTGCACGAGTGAAGACTGCCAGGACCCTCAGGGAAAAGGAGAAGAGGATAGAGGCTCTACAG agagaggtggtcgAGAAGGACAGGATATTGGAGAGGAAAGATGAGCAAATAGTacaaaaagatgagcaatTAACTGAGAAAGATGAACTTCtggcacaaaaagatgacCAACTGGTGCAAAAAGACAACCAACTTGAACAGAAAGACGCACTTCTAGTAACAAAGGATGTTCAAGTAGCCGACAAAGATACTCAACTTGCTAGACAGCAAGAG ATATTGAATAGTGTCCGTGCCACCAAAGATGGTATGATTGCTGACAAGAACAGacaactcagtgaacaagaagAGTCAAGGATCACTGATCTCATTTCCCAGAGAGAGGCTGCTCTAGTTGAGAGGGACGCTCTCTCACAG gcacacagggaacagattgagcacaaagatgctgagctggtcaggagagacgccatcattcaacagcaaaGACAG ATATTGAATAGTGTCCGTGCTAATGCTGCCACCAAAGATGATGTGATTGCTGACAAGGACAGacaactcagtgaacaagagtCAACGATCACTGATCTCATTTCCCAGAGAGAGGCTGCTCTAGTTGAGAGGGACGCTCTCTTACAG acACATAGGGAACAGAttgagcacaaagatgctgagctggtcaggagagacgccatcattcaacagcagagacaa gatccccctcccagagagttgagacctccactcactctgaaatggagaagaggaaaagacatgccaatcaagatgggctacacagtacagagtgctgttatcggtgacacggtgtatgttggtggaggcaGTGCAGACAATGAtcgtacagtgatgaagctcgagcaagatcaatggacgaAACTACCAAAGTACACTGCCAAGTGGTTtggtatgacatcactcgctaatcgactagtgctagTGGGAGGACGTGATCCAAGAAACAACACACCCAGCAATCAACTTTCAGTGCTcgagtcaggggaatggactcacccgtacccaccaatgaacattgctcgtcaatcctcaacagctgtctccttcaacaaccacataattgtagctggtgggcgtgatgGTGATGGTCGTAtctcctcctctgtggaggtgttagacgtggcatcaagaagatggtacattgctcagtcactacctaactcacgatcagaactgaaatcaactctcataggaaacaccctctacctaatgggagggtacgATCACACTGGgccaaccaagacagtgcaccacgttgacttcaatgaactcattgccAAAGCCCTTTCCAACtcggacacacccactctctggcagaccttagaGGAAGTGCCGCTCGAgttgtcagctcctctcagtattgggaggtcactattagccgttggtggagcgAATGACAGAGtcaacccaagttcatcgatccacctctaccagcctgacaccaggaggtggttGAAAGtaggagacctgcctactgtaCGATactgctgcacatgctcagtacttcctagtggagaggttattgtagccggaggacagatAGTAAATAAGATTAAAATCCAAACTGTggatttcttctctataagttCTTAG
- the LOC135337665 gene encoding uncharacterized protein LOC135337665: MHVILGKPPHTSSSSLRDQLGWTTLHERRQRFMLTQVHKCLLNLAPPYLTNKFKLNSTMYTGTRGSGNIYLYRPTMLLRLATQTLTDLSSMEKGLSSETKNSPDTQPLHAAHLQSGEQPTSSEGQSEDMGPWTGATEEPSSRTRTLTQDEEDFDKFLESVKAQQLSLSTKVSEPHLLLSDSEEEIDFGFWEKASTLPSDKTPTNNLNLL; encoded by the exons ATGCATGTGATATTGGGAAAACCTCCACATACCAGCAGCTCATCCCTCAGGGACCAACTTGGCTGGACCACACTCCATGAAAGGCGTCAAAGGTTCATGCTCACCCAAGTGCACAAATGTCTGCTAAACCTTGCCCCTCCCTACCTGACGAACAAGTTTAAGCTCAACTCaacaatgtacactgggaCCCGTGGATCAGGAAACATCTACCTGTacag gcctactatgctgctaagactGGCCACTCAGACGCTAACAGACCTCAGCAGTATGGAGAAGGGTCTGTCATCAGAGACTAAAAACTCCCCTGACACCCAGCCCTTACATGCAGCCCACCTCCAGTCTGGTGAGCAGCCTACAAGCAGTGAGGGACAGTCTGAAGACATGGGTCCATGGACAGGggctactgaggaaccttcatcaagaacaag AACACTGACTCAGGACGAGGAGGACTTTGACAAGTTCCTGGAGAGTGTCAAAGCTCAGCAGCTCTCACTCTCCACAAAAG tttcTGAGCCCCACCTCttactgtctgactcggaagaggagatagactttggattctgggagaaggcgtccaccctaccctcggacaagaccccaaccaataacctgaacttgttatga